A window of Cheilinus undulatus linkage group 23, ASM1832078v1, whole genome shotgun sequence genomic DNA:
CCTGCTTGCTCAGCGCCTGTTGACATAAAGGTCTATTCATTCACTAATCCAAATGTTGATGTGATTCCAGGAAAGGGTGTATGAGACAATTTGATAAGTCATGCCAGGATAACTAATCTTCATATATATGGTTGAATTGAAGGCTCTCTGGTTGAGAAATGCTGTTTTAGGATACTCTTTGCTTTCTTCTCGTCCTTCCAGGCTTATCCCtcacctctttctctctccttatCCACTGTCCATTCTGTATTATGGCGTTAAGACCCAAAAATAAGTCTTAGAAAATATTAGGCTGACTAATCCTGTgttcattcatccattttcttctgtttatctGGGGTCAGGTTGTTCTAGCAGCAGgttaagcaagtcaacccagacatccctctccaaAGTGACAtattccagctcttcctgggggattccaaggtgtTCCAAGGCAAGATGTGATACGTAAACTCGACAGCAAGTCCTGGTGTCCTCCCTGTCGGGGTCCTCTCTCAATTGGACTTGCCTGGAAGACCCCGACAGGGAGGACACCAGGAGGCATGACCAGATGCGTGAACCCCCTCAATTAGCTCctaggagcagcggctctacttcaaGCTTCCTCCAGGTGTCTGAGCTTCTCTAAGGCTGGACGTACACTTTGCGATTTCAAACAGACTATAACAATTGCAACTGAATCGCTTCCCATGCACTAGCATCGTGcaagtgctcacactgtactaGTAAAGTCAGGACAGACCGAGACAAAAAACTATGGAGTTCCCTTTGATAAAGTCTTGCACACTGAGGTTGAAGTCTTATAGGGTCATACTCGCTCTCgttacacacaaacagcattgCTATCTGTCAGCTAGTGGTCCATGGGTTGGCATAACTCCTGCTAGTTTATTTCCTAGTTATAGTGGGGGAGATTAGAAATTAAGATGCTGTTGTACAGttttgaaaggtaaaaatactccatagttgaggattctgctctcACTATTAGGAGTGTATGCagtcgtacgaccaaaatatcaaacatgttagaGATCCATCAGACCAATTAGGAGCCAGTGGGTTGGGCCGTGGTTGGCCGTTGTAGTTCTCTGCACACAGCAAGAcaaacaacacaggatcagAATGAAAGGTAGCCAAACTTCCAAGTTAGTTGTTAGACTGAAAATTTGCATCTGGACCAAATTAAATTTGCAAGGTGTCctgtcattacccagagctcaTGACCATTGATGAGGGTTGGAACAAAGATCGACTTGTAAATTGAGAGTCCTGCCTTCTGGCTAAGCTTaatcttcaccacaacagtctaGTAAATTGTCTGCAATACTGCTGAAGCTGCatcaatccacctgtcaatgtCACAGTCCATCCTCTCCTCACTTGGCAACAACAACCCAAGATACCTGAACTCCTTTACTTGAGGCACTCACTCCTCATCTAGAGGAAGCAATCTACAGTTTTCCAGCAGAGGatcatggcctcagacttgaaGGTTCTGACCCTCAAACCAGCCAATGTAATAGACCTGAGTATATGGATAGTAATGCTTGAATCGTTTAAAAGGCAGATATCTTTTCATACTTAAATGAAGCATTGATTAACCTTCAATTGATCGGCTGatcacaacaaacaaacagttgagaagaaaaaaaacctttattgCATCATCTTTGTTTCGGATTCTTCTTCTGCACATTGTTTAGGAATGACGAGGCCTTCAGGTACGGAATGAGCCATCACACCACCAGGTCACTTTAACCCTGCCCCCTGTACCTTTTAGGTACACTGTCTTCATCTTTCCCcctgtcttcattttaaacaccTTCATTTGTCTTTAACCCCGCCCTATCAGGTACTTTGCCACTCACCTTCAACTCCAGCCACTGCCCTCCATTATCATCTTCAGGTGCACTGTCGCTCAACTCTAAACCCCACCCCCTGCCCACAGGTACATGCCACCAGTCGTTAAGCCCACCTTTAACCAcaggtgcagttttacccgatAAGCCCCGCCTCCCACCTGGTTAAGTGTGTCACATGATTCAGAGTTAAAACATGcggagaaagaaagaaaaaaaacaagagaagaagaggatgatggGAAATCAAGGTGAGCTCAGAGTCCATGACATCATTTCCTCCTCGAcatattcataatttaaaaacaaacaaaaaaaagaaatcagtccTTTAAAACTCCTCCCACTCCTTGTCTTCATCAGGTAAAGGTGAATTCAGTCGATGATATCAGTCAGCTACTTCCCGGTTTAAGTCATGTGACCTAACGTTTGCTCAGCTCATTGGACAGCCAGTCAAGACCCTCGTAGAGACCTGTGCCCTGAGTCGCACAGGTAGCCTGGACAAACCACTAGGATAGAAAGAAAGGTGAGAGATTAGAGTGtcaaattttcaatatttttttaatatcacatGCTTAAACACCCTACCACTATATcaactgaaaaaaggaaaaaaaagaccatGTTTTCAGCCCTAAGCTTCCGtacagagaagcatccccacagcatgatgctgccactgtgcttcacagtgggaatggcgtgtttatggtgatgtgtagtgtttggcatcttgtctgctggacaaaaagcagcattttggacTTATTAGACCTTAGAACTTTCTTcgacttgaccatggagtctcccacatgccttttggtgaactctagtccagattgaatctgagttttcttcaacagtggctttctctttgccataaAGCTctaactggtgaagaacccggccaacagttgttgtatgcagagtctctccatctcagctgctgaagcttggaactcctgcagaggtcataggtgtcttggtggcctctctcactagtctacttcttgcacgctcactcagtttgtgaggacggtctgatctaggcagatttacacatatttttgtatccatcctgtCTCATACttctcaataaccttttctctctcagagtgttcttttgtcttcatggtgcaatggtagccagtaTGTTGTATGTTGTGGTGTAAAGCATTTTGTGTTGCACTCACAGTTCTGCTGCGCAGGCTCTGCAGACCCAGTTTGTCGGTGAGTTCGCTGACCACCATGGCGTTGGGAAGATCCTGTTTGTTGGCAAACACCAGAATAACCGCGTCCTTCAGTTCATCTTCCTGGAGCTGCACAGAGAAAAGACCGATAACATCACGGTGCTGCAGAGTCATGTGATTGATGACATCATAGATatagtgtgtgtgttgtgtctTACCATCTTAGTGAGTTCATCAGCTGACTCTGGGATTCTCTCTCTGTCGTTACTGTCCACCACGAAGATCAGACCCTGAACGCATCACAAGCACAACACGTTTGtttttctgaataaaactgAACAATAAGTAAACAATAAGTGACAATTCTTTCCCATGGTCAACACTGAACAGGTGACAGGTATAAAGCTCGTTTATCCATTTACTCTCTTATATCTGCATGTTATCCTGTTGTTCACCTGTGTATTCTGGAAGTAGTGTCTCCACAGAGGCCTGATCTTGTCTTGACCGCCAACGTCCCAAACTGTGAAACAGATGTTCTTATACTCCACTGTCTCCACGTTAAAccctgaaacacaaacatagataaacatgtaaacaaacaaacataccaACCGGTCTTCTGCTTAGCTTGttctattttctttgttttaaggACAAACTCGGTCAACACAGAGAAACTCCTTCAAGCTACTCGAGTGTTGCCAACATGTTTAAATACCACTTCTATTCATTTGTTTGAGCCTTTCTATGATAATTTCGGTCACCTCTGAGACAGAGAATAAGTATAAATAGGTAGCAATCTCAAGATAGATACTTAAATGTACTCATCATCACAGGAAAACCTAAAAAGTACATGTATGAGTTTACTATATGTCTCCTTTGGGCTTCTGTAGACCGACTTTTGCCACATTGTTTGCATTCATGACCCACTAGAAAGAGCTTTGCAACCCTCTTTTTGGCCCCAACCCAGCTGAGAGCCAGTTGTTTAAACCACACAGACTTTCCAACGTAGGGACCTCTTATCGTGCTGGTGATGGTATTGATAACAGGCAGTGGCATGTGAGAACAGGTTGCTGGGTTTAGTCAAAATATGTTGCAGAATTGTAGACTCTAATCTGAATCACTTGttcaaactagggctgaacgattttggaaaaaatctaattgcgattttttccccccaatattgccattgcaatttgatatgcgattattccttaacttttctttgttcataAACAATGGCTGAACAATACTTAATaactaattctgatgattttgacttgtgttgcaaattggatatgaattgttgcattgaagggttttggTCATGCTTATATTCCATTtttgaaaagtacaaaaagaagaagttaggattttttttacatgaaattGCATGaaatgtcatgcataacatctctgctgcaaaaaagtttaaaactggtattttgacacaaatttcaggtcaaaaaaatattgcaccttttacaatttgaaaattgcagcaggccataatgcgatttaatctaattttcgattaattgcccagccctagttcaaACTCAAGACTCTTAAAACCCATTCAATCCTGAATGAGCCAAGCCATCCATTGTTTGAGGTGTTCTTGCAGCTGCAGATATGTCCTtcagacatgcaggaaaaaacaGATTGCAAAATTATTTAATCCTGGCTGCCATCAGCCTTCTCAAAGTGAAATCTATTTACTTGCTTTACTCTCTGATGTATTTGTTTGTGAAATGTTCTGTGCAGCTGTAAAGCAAATTGGGATGATAAAGACATCCTTAATCCTAGGCGGAGGGCAAATGTGTCTGTACATGCGGCTGTCAGGTTGTACTATTTTAAAAGGTGGTATAACCTGGAGCACtagaagaggagagaagaagtCCAGTGGGTTTTAGTAGCCGCGTAGTGTCagcagcttgttctcagtgacAGACTACATCCCTCAGGAAATGCATGATGGCTTTCTTTGGACTTCTGCTTTCATTTCCCATGAGCAGAGATAATTTCAGCCATCCAACAACAAAGAACTGTTGAATTGCAACATGTTATTTATGATTTCACCACTTGATGTCACTGTGCGCTGGCTGTTGGTTAGGGGTGTAGGCTCTAGATATCACCTAAAAACAATGCTGGGGCATATTTAACATTCATTCCATTGTTTGTGGATTAACGGTAAGTTAGTTAAGTGGTTTTCAGCCTGTAGCCTCTTCTGAAACAGACACAAGAGTCTTCACCATAACAAATACTGCA
This region includes:
- the LOC121505726 gene encoding ADP-ribosylation factor 4, with amino-acid sequence MGLTISNLISRLFGKRQMRILMVGLDAAGKTTILYKLKLGEIVTTIPTIGFNVETVEYKNICFTVWDVGGQDKIRPLWRHYFQNTQGLIFVVDSNDRERIPESADELTKMLQEDELKDAVILVFANKQDLPNAMVVSELTDKLGLQSLRSRTWFVQATCATQGTGLYEGLDWLSNELSKR